AACCTCTGGTAACAGCTCTTTTTTTCAATTATCTGACAACTGAACTGTCTCACGTTCAAGTTTTTTTCCAGCAGCTGCTATGTCCCTTAAAGATGGTACAGTTCTCAGGAAAGAGAGCTAATCACTAGGCAAGGGAACAGTCTTGTTTCAGCAAAAGATATTACCTTTTCCAGCTATTCACCTTACATAAACTTTTCTTGCATGTGCCAGAatcttttcttgtcttttggCTAATTTAGTGACTGGAAAATATCAAATTTGTACTGGGTCATAGAGTTGCAACCTATTTCACCTGAGAGAGTTGAGAAAAACCTGTTTTTACTGCTGCTCATTTTCAGTCATCTGCCATGTTTCATCCCAggagagcagcacacagcttgtCATTGAGACAAATTTGTTAGCTGGTATACAGAGCCCTCCTACAGCTGATGCCTGTAGGATAGGGAAGTTTTATGTGTATTGTTGGGAAAGAAGTGAACATGAGGAGATAGTTAATAGGTTTTTGTCCTTTCATCTTTGGCTTCTCAGTCTTCCTGACTCAGTGGGCAGTGATCCTGTTCTGTCAGTCACATCTCTGGCACAAGTGGTTTTTGTAAGAAACTTTTTAATTAACTGGAATAGTTAATtttctaagaaatatttttactgctGCATATGAACGCACAGAGGCTATGCAGTAGTGTAATTTTTTAGCTAGGATCATTAAATCTGCACTATTATATAGCTATGTATTGTTTTCAATTCAGAGGAATTTTACATGGATTATTAACAAAAACTATAAAAATctagttttctcctttttctttctgtaactgTTTCACATAATAAATTGATGTTCCTAAACCTACCTTGTATAGTCGATTTCTCAATCACctgaaataaatgcaatgtTTGTTGTCTCTgttctttggaaaacaaagtCCTATTGTCAGAGTATGGGTGACTGCACCTTGTAAAAGTTTCTCTCTACATTGTTCCTCCATACgtaaacttttttctttattggcaggctattatctttttttctttttcagcagagATCTGTAGAGCAAGTCCTAATGGCATTTCTCacttactgaaatatttctgtcatTGGTGTTTCCAGTAGTACTTATCTTTCTAGAGTTTTGGAGCCTGTTCTGACTTTTGAGAAGTCCCCAGTTTTTGCTGATGAGATAAAACTCTGTGTCTTACAGACAATAATCAAAATCCTAATGTCAGACATCATCCTCCAGGCCTACAAAATCTCAGGGCTTTAATACTTCTTGTGTCTTGAGCAGGTGGCCTGCTGCATCAGTAGGCATTTTCAAGCAGAACGTGGGCTTTTGATGCAGAAATGGCAATACAAGGTGTACATATCACTTTTGAGATGGCTTTTATAGAAACATTACTGACGTGGTTTTACAAAGTTGTATTTGGACAGGGGTAACCTATGGAAATGGAGGTAGATAACATAGTGCCTGGAGAACCCCAGGGCAGTGTTGTTAGCTTGGGCAAACAAGATAGCACTGTCCCTAGCCATCCTGGGGACAGGGCAGGGACAGGTGGATGCTATATGCTGGCTGACCTGCGCTGTGTTTCTGGTCACATACTTATTACCTGTCTTAATTCTGAGCATAATTCTGTTTTGAAGAATACCTGCAAACTGCAGGCATTTTACAAATCAGGGATTGTAATTAAGCCCCCTCCAGTGTTAATCCCTTACAAGAATAGGTGATTATGTTGtggtgtttttaaaatatggtCAGAGTAATATCCAGTCTTCTCAGTTCAGGAATCTCTCAGCATCAGATATTCCAGATTGGTAGTATCTGCTAATGTAAAACCTCTACCTTGAGAAAGATGTCCAAAGGTTGAAAATAAACCGAGCTTTCATTGTTACATAAACAGGCCAGGGAGTATGCATGCTTTGATACCATTTTCTCTGGTAAGGtaagtatcatagaatcatagagtgatttgggttggaagagacctttaaggtcatctagtcccaGCCCccctgctgcaagcagagaCATCTCCcactagagcaggttgctcagaaccccatccagcTTCTACAGGGCATCCTGGgagggatgggcatccacaacctctctgggcatcctgttaCAGAGTTTCACCACTCTCACCGtatgaattttctttctaatatgtagaccagaactggatgcagtactccaggtggggtctcacgaGAGCGGAGTAGAGGGTCAGAATCATTTCCCTCggcctgctggtcacacttcaCTTGgtgcaacccaggatatggttggtcTTCTGAGATGCAAGCGCCCATTGCCAGCTtatgttgagtctttcatcaaccaacaaAGTAGAAGTCTTTTGCTTTAAtttcccctgctgctgcttttatctATAGAAAGTGCTATAAGGTGGTACCCAACATTCCCTGTACTTCCTAAGGAACTTTCTGGTAGTCTCAGTAAATTTAGCAGATATTTATAGATTAATCAGAGAAAGAATGTTATGAGTCTCTAATGatatttttttagttctttctcAAATGGCTAGTTATTGAAGTTCATTGTAATTAAAGGAGCTTGACATTTCATGAGTGTCTTCCTCCTGTAGTTGCTCAACTGTTTCTTTGGTGTACTTTTTCTAATATTATGACTACATATTGCTAATAAACATATCAGTGATGCCAGTACAAATGAAAATTGGGTCTGTAGAAATTATTCACCTATTTCTTTCATATGGAACATCTCTTCTATCTTGCATTTGTGTATTTACACTGATAATAAACAGATTACCCTGCTGTGAGAAGAAGTATTGGGATTTGTAACATTACTGTGACATAAAACATGTCAAAAAGGAGATCATAGTTCTAAACAAGGCATCACagccattctgtgttttttttttttagaactgTAATTATTAATCAGTGTAGTTTTACCTAAGCAAGGAAAAGACTCTATTTCCATAATACAGCAGATTAAATCCCATCCATTTAGCCTTTCCTGATAAAGAATGTAATATTTGTGTCTTTAGCAATTCTGCCATCAATAAAATAGTTGTACTGATAGGCAGGTTGTCCAGCGTTGACTTTTCTTACAGTTAGCAAGCTTACCCAGTCTGTAacagttttataatttttaCCCATAAACAAGTAGGTAAAACGAGATACAAATTAAAATCTATTATTGAAATATCTTAGATGGAGTTACAGTAATTGATAAATTCAAACGTGAAACTTTAATATTACATCTCTCTATTTAACCATTATCACAGTCTGATCATTTGTTTTTAGGTCAGTCATGTGATTTAAAGTTCCAGTGTAAATAGGGTTTGGAAACTACCTCAGTACCTGGGATTCTTTGCGTACCATAAGCTGTGTGATTCAGTGAAAGTTACAATTTCTCTTATCTTGAACTTGTGCTCTGAAGTTAAACTGAATCTCGATTTCGGTACAAGCTGACCAAGTCTCATTGCTAACTGtcatgcctttctttttctctgttctagCTGAGACAATCACAGTCGTACTGCACAGACACAGAATGCCTTCAGGAATGTGAGTAACTGTTAAGATCAAGAGcatgaaagtaaaataaacagcTGTAATTAAATGTTATAAGAACATattaaatgaaatcaaataCTGAGGTACTGAAACCATTATGTGAGGGAGGTAATTCTTGAGAATTTGTGACTCACATTTAACATTTGTACATGAGATGCATCATATGGAAGAGGATGCTAAGCAAGTGGGAGATGTCAGCATCAAGGATGATCAAGCCCCAAGTATTACGTATCTTACCACTAACTTCCAAGTaagattatttaaaattctttcaaaaGAGAGAATTTGGAGgagaactttatttttcctccttactGTCAAGGCAGCTGAATATCACTGGATATTCAGCTATGGCAGCTTTGGCTGATAAGGTGACATAGACCACAGCTGAATTTCTGTTTGACTTGGTGGCTGTATAGTTAACAAAGCAGAGTACTTATATGTACACTTCCTTGAAACTTGCTGTGAAACACATCAAGAATACCTTCCAAACAATGAGCATGACTGGGATGATCAAGTGTTACCAGCTTCTGCTGAGAACTATAGCTGTGCAGAGATTATGCAGTAATGTGAACATGCCCTGAGATGCTCTGTTTACACTTTTCATAGTCTAAAGGAAACATTGCCAagtgtttataaataaaaatgaagtggaTCTGTTTTTTCTATACTGCTTTACTATATGAGTGAGCATATGAGCTCACTCAATTAGCCTGCATCAGGACTATTGCAAGTCTTCTAGGGAATACCTGAGCAGTGCTCCTGAAAGTAGAAGCTGCTGTTATTACTCTTTTAGAAGAAATGCTTGTGTCTCCTATGGGTCTGGGAGCTGGTAAAGGTTTCCAGGATCCTGGGGTGAATGCATGCTTTCCTTCACTCTCACGTTTCTTCATCTTCACTCTACAGTAAATCCTGTTCGGAGATGGGCATCTAGATTGTACTTGCACTATGATTTCCCTGCATGAAACACACCCAGAATCGTTGTCAAGATAAGCTGAAGGGGAAAAGTTATGAGCTTTACCAGATgctccctgaaaaaaaaaacacaaaagagtGGGAATCATTTCTGCCGTAACAGTGCTactggctttgtttttccttttgggCTTTCCAAATTAGCTGTATGTCTGGGACCTCCATCGTGACTCCTCTCCCTAATGCAGCAGTCCTTGGGAAGATGTTTTAGTCTCCTTCCTTAGGCTGCTATGTCTAGTTTCTTCTCGAATCTCAAGTTTTTTCTTGAATCCAGGAGAGGGAAAGGCAGATGACAGGAATTAGGCTGTGCAGCCTTGTGAACTGTAGTTCATGGTTGAAACCAAGCAGTGATACATTCTCACTTAAATCGGAGGAGTCATCAATATTTATGAAGATCTCAGACTAAGGGCTGTATAAATGAGTAAGTCCTGTTATGTATAGGCACAAAGCTTGTGGGATAGCTTTCAAGCTATACAGTCATAGTACAGTGGAGACGTGAATGGATTGTGGCAAATAGCTTTCCATCCTGAAAGGATCCTTGCAATAGCTCTCTGTGCAGATGCAAGCAATTTGGCAGCAATTGTTCCAAACCAGTGGTTTGTTTAAAAAGCCCAAAGCAGAAATTATAGAGTAAATCCTTTCTACATTATTATGTTGCCTTAAATTTAGTTCCAGCAAAGGTATTTTTTTGCTGATGCAATCACAGTGAGTGCCTGTTTGTCAGATTTCTGTGTGATTCTTCTGTGGTTCCATGCTTTGAGCCAACATGAAGTCTGTGAGACTCCCAGGAGttaaaggcaaaaataaacagattgaGCCTGGAAAAGCTTCTAGAGACATATTCAGACATAGATCAAAACAATTCTGGGCCAGTCTTCTGTCTGTtgtttcataccttttcttttcagctgtatCATGATGAACTTAAGTTTGAGTTGgatctcctcttctccaggctccaTTTTGTGTTACTTGCTGCCTTTGATTCCTCATTTCCAGACCTTGATATGAAGAAACTTGTACTCCCACCCATTTGCTCATTCCCTGGATTTGGTCTTCCTTTTGGAAGCACAGCTGGGAATGTTGTCATAGACAGATTCTTAAGCTGCAAGCTTGTGGAATAACTGATGAAatgtgtgtggttttgttttgggaaaTGTCAGGGCTGTGGTTCAGCCTGTGTCACAGCAACGTCATGTGTTGTGCTTGTGCTGTTGCAACCAGCTGGAAGTTATCAGGAACACCCTACATTGATTCTTCCTGAGAACACTTTGTTTCTTCAACTCTTGGTATCAGATCTTTTGTAGATATTTGGAGCCAAGTCAAAACAGAAGCACTAGCTGAAGTACAACACTCCCTCACTCAGATTTTTGTGTTATTAGCTCTAAATTCTTGCTTACAGTTGTTAGCACCATTATCCTGTTGAAAGTTTCCTCCCAGGACTGGAATGAGTGCTTTCAGATTTACATTTCTACGTATGAGAGGAAACGAGCACCACTTCAGAGAGCATTTGGGCTCTCTGCTTGATGGCTGTTCTCCATCAGGATACCTGCTGTGATGTAAAGCACGCGTCCATCTGATCAGTTTTCCCTCCATTTCAGTGAGTACATTAGAGTGCATTTTCCAGTGGCAGTATCAGTGGTTCATCCAGTCCAAGGAGACtctacagctgctgctgggctaCTCTGATGGCTAGTGGCCCTTTGAAGTCATCCTATCCTGTGGAAGGAAATTAGGGGCTGCCACCTGAGTTTAATCTCTGTGTTCAAGCAATTTCCAGATGTTCTGATCTGGAATTACCACATTCATATTTTGATTACTATTATTTTCAATGCTCTACTAGTTTGTAATGTTAATAGTCAGAGATGACTGTCTACCCTACTTCcaaatttttatgtattttaaaatgaatctgTGACTCATCTTGAGCTGTACTCCTCCAGGGGAGTCACAGCAGCCTGACCTAATGGCATGAAATGTCTGCCAgcccttccctcccttttctGGTAattcccttctcccttcctccaCTCGAATCCTCTTTAGATCTCTTCAGTTTCCTTGTCCCTGCCTTTGATTTTGTCAGCTTGCATGGATTATCTGCTGAAAGTCCCACAGACTCTTTGTCTTCCTCGATGATCCATCTGTAAAATACTTCTCTTCATATGGTTTCATGCATTTCTTTCACAGAACAGGCACGGTTAAAAACGCTGTGGAAACGTGTAAGTCAGAGAGTGTATTTTTGCCTTTCCACATTGAAGAAGTTAAACGGTTAAAAGCTGAGCATCCAAGAGGAAATAGTATTGCCATGAGATGGTAGCCTAAAAGCATCACAGAGATTCTACTTTTGCAGTAAAAGAAATgcaatctttcctcttttttctctaGAGTGCAACCTCACTTTGAATGAAAAATAGCACTTTAAGAGGAGAACTAATCTCTTGTGAGGAGTACTTAACAAGgcatttgcttattttaattcttaagATTTCAGCTGCATGATCATGATGTGGTTGACCTTCAGGctgtagaaattatttttcccaaattcATCGTTTTATTAGCTTTGACTGTCATACAGTAGAACATTAAATGAGGTGGCTACATAaggttttttttgccttcttgtctttttctgaGAGCAGGCTAGCTTATGTGGCCTACTGCTGTACCTGTCAGTCTCTGTTTCTATAAGTGAAAGCAAGCCAAACAATTATATCTTGCACATGGAGCAACAGTTATGACTCACTGTAGTCATTATCTCCTATGAGTGGTAATCCCAGTCTCAGAGCAGCCCCTCATGAAGCTTTCTCCTTCACAGAGATAACTGTAAACAATTCCAAGGGATGAACTGTTCCAGGCTTCGTTCAGAGTTACTGGGTAGGTAGGCAGACTCGGTCTAAGGGATCagagacaatgaaaattaaagacCTCGGGCTGGATTTCGTGGTCTGTGATTAGCCGAGTTAGAGACTATAAGCTTCACTTCACCCAGTGACACAGCTTACAAGGGAGAAATGTGTCGCAGCATTCCATAGCAATTGGTGTTTCCCAGGaactgaaaattaagaaatagaTTTTACTGTAATCATAATGGATGGTGGCAGGGGCACTCATCTGTGAGATCAGGACAGGACAGTTTCCTAGTCATCTGGAGATACTAGGTACTCTTAAAAGCAACCTTTAATctcaaagaaatcaaaagacCACCCCAAAATTACCTGCAAAATATTAATTGTAATTAAAATCACTTTGTTTGTGaactctcaaaatattttttctaccCATAGATGATGGATAGATGGATAAATTCCATCCTACTTGGTTTCAGCTTCACTCAGCTGTTCTTTATCCGTAAGCTGGTCTCATCTGATTATTTTGTGACCTCTGTGATGGAACTTTTCTTAGTGAAAGATTCACAACATACTATTTTTCACAGTAGCTGTAACAAGGTCTTGCTTGttcttttgatttctgttgCAAAGCTTGGAAAAGTGAAACACCCCATGTATGTGAGACTTTGCTTATCCTCACCTCCTTATGTCAAAAGATCAAAGTAGCAGATTCTGAAATATCTCACATCCTTATTAAAACATATGCTCATTTGTAAATGAAGTGGCTTTAACGGTACTTGAATAGTATAAACAGTATTGTGGCTGTTTTCATATCTAGCATGCTTTGAGTAGGTAGTACAGGGCCAACTGTGTTAGATCAGCTGTTGTCTTAGTCTAGAACACGTTTTGGTGCATTTGGCTCAATCCAAACTGTATTACAAAACAGGCTGGGTAGAAATTGTGTATTGTAGGAATGCCTGTGGTTTCCCACCGTGGTTCCTTTTACTGCTTTCCATGATCTGTAGTGTCAATTGTATGTGAAATCAAGTCTAGCACATCACCTGAATTTTCATTGCTCTCCTGAGTGTACACAGCAAAGCAGGTACCTCAGGCtgtcctgtgtgctgctgagggTGGTCTCAGGGTAGCTGCTAATGTTGTCTGGAAGCTTAAAAGTAAAGCGGTTATTCATTTCATACAAAAttgtgtgctgctttgctggCCTTCGTATGTAGTGAAGGTCATCCAAgatttaaaatactgttaaatCATATTATTATATGCTTTCTGAGTCAGTCCTGTGTTAGAATTTAATGAATTAAAGGCTGTAACATTCTCATTTATTATCTTTGCACTGCTCCTCATTTATAGCACCTTTTATGGATTCAGACCTCCAAGAGAATTTTTCAGTGTGTATTATGTCAGTAAAGGACGTCAGTACAACAGCCCCAGTGTTCATTCAGAGAGTGCTGTGTGTGGAATAGCTGTAAACTTCCCCACAGTGCCCTACTTCTCTGTTTGAGCTGTGTTATGAGGaaactgttttcaaagaagAGCCTCTGATAACAGTGGTACCTGGTATCACAGCACTGATTCTTCAGGAGCAGCAATTGCTTTCAAGGAAATGACTGACTTCAGCAGTTCACTGGGTATGAGTTGTCTAACAGATGTTAAATAATAGCAGCTCTCAACAAGTAGTGCATCCAGCCTTGACTCCAAAGTGAGATGGTTCATGGAGTTGatgaaacaagtgaaaaatctgATGGATACAAGTGTCCTCATGTGTTAAAGGTTTTAGCTGGAGTAGTAAAATAGAATAGACCTTCCTGTTCTGAAGGTTATTCATTATAGCTTTGTAttaattgcttttgaaaacagttAACACTTAAATTCAATAATagattttcttctggtttcAGAAAGTGCATTTTCAGGAAGCgagaaaagaaaattagctTTTTACAGTACTAAACAAAGTGCTTTGATTCGTGTGATTTTATGGACTAGAATATTACTTGCTTTATTGTCAGCATGAAGGGGAAGCTACTGATGAAAATGCTGATGAAATGAAGATGCTAATCTTGAGAATCAAGTTGAATTCTATGCTGTGTTACAGATTTCATGTGTGGCGGTCAATCCACAAGATGTAACAGGGTTTAATAGTGTTGGTCTGCTGTGTGAATGCTGTTAGGTCACCGAAGTACGGCACAGCTGAAGTTGGCATGGACCTCTGGGTCCACCTGGACCAaaccctgctcaagcagggacacccagagcagagtgccCAAGCACATATCCGGGTGGCTTTTGAGTATCTACAGGGATGGAGACTTCACAGCCTCTCTCTGAGCAGTTTGTGCCAGCACTCAGTGACCTTCACAGTTGTTTCTTGATGTTCAGCCGCccatgttccagtttgtgcccattgcctcttatCCTGTCACTGAGTACCACTGAAAGGAGCCTTGCTCTGTCCTCTTTGCACTCTTGCTTCAGGTCTTTGTACTGGTTGGTGACATACCCTGGAGACTTCTCTCCTCTAGCGAACAGTGCTACCTGGGGCTCTGCCCAATCATCCAGataattaatgaagatgttaagtCCTTAAATACTAGTGTAAATAGACCCGTGTAAGTACCATAAGTCATAGTTAGTTACTTGTGCATTGGTTCACACTTCACCTGACAACATTAGCTAtgatttgattattttaaattgtgttttgGGGGGGAGAAGTTGATATTTTCAAATGTGCAAATATTTGCAAGACCTTCTTGATCCAAAAACACTAATCAACAGTCTAAAAGGATattctcagttttatttccaTGTGATTGTGTCTCAACACCTTAGTTAATATAAACTAAGAAATATTTGTAGTAATTCTCAACATTTCAGTGAGGTCTTATGAAATAGATTCTCTCTTTTCAAAGTGATAAGAATGTTTTTTAGAAGTTTAACACTAACAAAGAATTACTTGCCTTAAAGACAAAGGAAGAACTAATCAGAAAAttctattgaaaaatattttccttagattttttgttttgttttgttttgtttcattctgaGGAAAGAACTGCTGTCACTCTGTTTTATAACTTGAGTTTTCCTTGTATGTAGTGCCAGGACCAAATTTGTCCGGTGACAATGTCGTCAGCTTTGCCATGGTAGTGATGGCTTGGGTTGTGATTGCATTCGTCTTGTTCTTACTGAGACCTAGTAATCTGAGAAATTCCAGCACAGCCGGAAAGCCCACCAGCCCACATAATGTGAGTGACTGTAGTAGTTTAACTGTATTTGGTTTTAATACTGACCGTGctatagtctttttttttttcctttaaaatgttctttgtgtattttcttttccattttcttggAACTCTACTAACaatgaaaataagtaaaatcaAAGTGCATGTAGAATTGTGAAGGCCAGCTGTGAGGTCTGCC
Above is a window of Meleagris gallopavo isolate NT-WF06-2002-E0010 breed Aviagen turkey brand Nicholas breeding stock chromosome 4, Turkey_5.1, whole genome shotgun sequence DNA encoding:
- the SMIM14 gene encoding small integral membrane protein 14, translating into MAEGGFDPCECICSHEHAMRRLINLLRQSQSYCTDTECLQELPGPNLSGDNVVSFAMVVMAWVVIAFVLFLLRPSNLRNSSTAGKPTSPHNGQEPPAPPLD